The nucleotide window ATACTTCAGTAATATCTTCGAagtatattcttaaaaaatttcatatttatatatgatttCCATTTCATTAAACTTTAACTaccaaaaaaacaactaaacaGTAGTCTCATTAGTCAATATTCTAGGCagcaagttcgttgcttaagtcttttgtttacatacaagCTACGCTAACCAATTGCACAAACAAATTTCTGTATTTCAACAGTAGGCTGTCGGCTAAACAAGTAGACGCGTTTGTTATTGTATACAAAgtaacaaaatacaaatttctcacgctaataaataaaagtcaAGCCAGAGCAAATAAACAAGAGTTTGACTGCCGCCGCCCGCCTTGCAGCATAAACCACCTCTTCGCTGCCTTCACGGCTGTTACAAGCGCACATTCATAATCAATGCTCTACATCTCGCTGCTCTCGAGGCACACTTGAACTGTTGtcgcatgtgtatgtatgtatgtacatatgtgtgtaagtgcAGCAGCCTACCTGTTGGGGCTTTTGTGGCAAAATTAGTATGCaagttgatatgtatgtatgtttgtgtggtATTTGGAGCGTGTTTGTGTAAAAACTTTACACGCATTGCATATTTCCGACATTATGCAAGTTTTCATGATCAAGTCATGTTGTAAAGGAACCATGTTTTTGGGAGCACATGCAGACATTAGCATATATAGTTTGTAGTGGTGGGCCTGAGGTGGTGACTACCGCGTCTTTGTCTACTTCAGAATAATAACAAATGtgctttttgaaattaatatatatgtaaaatagtaatgttacaacaacaataacaatgcttTGTCGTGTTGAGATTTTTTCACTGGGCTTTGGATGGTCTGAATGGTTTATTAGGAAAAACAGAGGTTTCaagagaagaaaaattaaataggtaataaaataaaaaaaaaaattgtacgaaaaaaaaattaaaaaaaaaactaaaaacaaagttattaataaaataaaaaaacgtacgaaaaaaacaaaaataattaacacgtaaattatttttaattattttattttatttttttaagagtaaaaaaataaagaaaatattaataaaataaaaaaaattgtacaaaaaattaaaaagaaaaatttaattatttttttttaattattttataattatttttttaaatttttttaaaaagacaTTTGCGAGATTTCAAgattaaaaaaacgaaattattaataaattaaatacataattgtgggaaaaaaattaagaggtttctagattaaaaaaaaactaaattattaataaaataaaaataaatttgtacaaaaaaattaaaaacaaaaattaataaaattaaattttttatattttttttctttcaagaaAGCAGcacaattataataataaaaataaaagaaatttaattttttttaattatttttttctttcttaatttttttaaatattttttttttttaatatttgtttattttttttaaatttttttttacccaaaatactacaatattttttttgcttccatAATGAAAACCCTCTTGCTCCACTTTTGAGTGTTGCCACACTTTATGCAGCatgaatttgaaatttgctgGCGATTTCGTAACAgttgcaattaaaaaataaaaacaataaaaacaacaacatttgctGTCTGCACTCAAGCGCCGTTCGTGTTGGTTGAAGAAGCACTTGGATTAAAATGCAACCGAAATTCAAGTGCATTTTTGAAGTCACTGATAGGCTTAAGCAagaaaaaaaggcaaaaaaatatttaaaataaaaccaaatccaCAACGGGtctcataaatatacataagagCGAGCGcatgaaaatgttaaaagtgCACGCCACTTGAAGAGAAAGTCGTTTTGAAAGTCCATCTTGACATGTAATGCACGAAATTGCAACCAAAAACTGCACCAGGCTGCATTTCAATTCATTTAACCCAATATCAGcgacaagaacaacaacaacaagagggCAAATCAGAGCAACAACGCTATTGAGTAATCTATATTTGCCAGCAGCGCTGTCCGCGGTCGCGATAACTCACTTGTCGGTCGGCTGATTTCTGCACGAATTATGACCGGATTTTCTGCTTCACATGCTAGTTGTTGTTTTACGTACCGTAGGGATTTTTGAAACTAAAGGaaattaaagagtaaaaataaaattcgtgGACATTTGCTGCATTCGCGTAGCTTTAATTGACCCACAAAACGTTGCACCGTCCTTAAAACATTATTGTGCACATCACagatattcatacatatgtatgtactacacaTGTATTAACACGCCGACGAGGCATACAAttacaggtatgtatgtatatatttgcaatcAGCGATTACACTTGTGCAGGCAAGTCGCATTCGTGCACTTTTACCGAGTGACACAATTAACGAAATGCAGATAAATATCGTGGCATTGCGAAATGGTGCAAAAATTAaggcagaaaattaaaaataaaataatacaaagaaataaaatgaaatgaaaagaaataaagtaaataaaataaaataataaatggaaaacgaaataaagttAAATGGAACAAATAtagtaaaaccaaaaaatgtaaattaaataatacaaactaaaattaaataaaaaaaatagaataaaattaattaacttaagttaaattaaactaaattaaataaaataaaacaaaattaaataaattaagttaaattaaatagagtaatataaaataaaataaaattaaaatctttttaaaataaatcaaaattaaaataaattaaactaaattaaattaacttaaattaactaattatattaaaataaaataaaattaaaaaaattaaatgaaaaaaacataaattaaaaaaattaaatgaaaaaaaaacataaattaaaattaattaaattaagctaaattaaattaaataaattaattaaattgagttAAGTTAAATAGAGtagtatgaaattaaaattaattaaattaaattaaaaaataaaacactaaaaattaaaattaatttaaactgaaataaattaaattaaaattaaataaattacgtaatagaagattaaaaaaattaaattatttaattaaaaaaataaaatgacttaaataaatatttaaaacaacgtTAACTTCAGTTCCACAGAAACTACAATATCCTCTACAAATACgaaagattccttacaagaacttaattcccATTTTTGATTTGTagggcagccatatgctatagtgacccgatctgaacaatttctacgtcaaattaaaaaatgtatacaagcACTTGACCCCGATCGTTCACTTTatgaatgtaattttttttatctacagACGGATGAAAgaacagacagatggacatggctaaatcaaatCATTccaggttgtcaaatatctctcttccgcttttttgctctttattcaataagttataaaaagtgttacaatGATCGGAGTTGGTTCACATATGTGTATCGTTTCGTTCGATAaactgtttccatctagacggcaacttcagaatacccccctcgtagaagccccaaTACTTATTTGCGAAGATctgggacagccacttttcacaagcctcttttgtgtccaactttacaccaacaagagcgttcgccatggacagaaacaggtggtaatcacttggcgctatgtccggtctatatggtggatgcgatagaACCTCCCACCCGAGTTCCCGTAGTTtctaacgagtcatcaacgaagtgtgtggtctggcgttctCCTGGTGGAACACTGCACCTTtcttgttggccaattctggacgcttttGGTCGATCGCCTGACACAAGCGGTCCAGTTATTcacagtagatggtagaattaagcgtctggccatatgggcaCAGCTCATAGCgaatgattcccttccaatcccaccaaacacacagcaaaaccttcctggccatCAATCCCGGCTTAGCCACTGTTTGaaacgattcaccggccttcgatcTTGActgttttcgcttgatattgtcgtatgtgatccatttttcgtcgccagtcaccatccgcttcaaaaatgggtcgagttcgttcagTTTCAGTAGCATCAGcagcaggcgttgattcggtacagaaggttttttttgcgtcaaatcttgtggcacccaaacatcaagctttttttgtGTATCtcgccttctgcagatggtttaaaatggtttggtcacttactcccatcttctgggcgatgtcactaggtgccacatgccggtctaacacattttttttcatgatttgatcggtattcgtcgtcacaggtcctCCTCCGGCTgtcttatccatggtgtcgttttcacccactCTGAATCGttgaaaccattcctccgcagttcaaagtgatagagtaccatccccccaaacaccattaatctcacggaacgtttctctagcgaaTTTGCCTtaaacgaaggaaaactttaaaatagcgcgaatttcggcatTAGTGAACTCCAtatttacacgtctataactgttggacGCTATATCctaactaatcatgcatagtgTCGTTttataggttatgtcaagacctttcaaagatgtatagcaTTGCCAgctacgagctctgtagcgatttatacatagccgcaaaattcaaaagacaaaatgCGAAGGGAGATATTTTCCAACCAATATTATAACTGtttttttaacaatcaaaaCCACAAGCTACACAAAGCAAACTCactaataaataacaaaaaagcaaagatgtttatttacatattattattacgtCCTGCAGTTTAATATATTTGCAGATTGTAGAAACACTTCCACTAGTTTTGTGAAACCGCATTCCGCTGTTACATTCTCACAGTTTGATTTTGTGGCGAAATTACGAGCATTTAACGGTGAACGCTTTTcgcaaataatttgcatttgttttgcaCAATTATTATCGTTCATTACAAAGATATCATTATGTAGCACGACTTGTACACAATCTTCCGCATCGCCCGCATTGTTGGGTTCGTTGTGCATCCAGAATGTATAAAGCATTGAACGTCCACTATTCAGCGACATATATGTGCCTTCCACCGACAAATCGTTGCTACTTGTCCAAACATGCAAATCACTAAACATCGACTTTAAGTACGAAAATAAAGCATTCTTTTCGGCCAACGATTCAATCGTTAGCAAATCACTGTCGTAAGAACGACAAAAATGAGCAGCTCCGAACCAATCCAGCTACAATTGGAAGACAATGTGTTTTATGCAAATAGAATTGTTTATGTTTGACTACCTTTAAACCCTGAGTCACTAAATAATACTTGCTGCCAACTTTAATGAAGGGCTGTAAATCCACATCTTCAActgtgtattaaaaaaaaattaatatgagaataaattaattaataatatttgtattaccTTCTTGAATCGATGTGCTACTAGCAGCAAATAATGAAGcgttaataaaaagtaaaataaacgGAATATATTGCACGTCTGCCATAAttcaagtatattttttaagctcaAGCCTCTGTGCGTCCAATTTGCGATGTTGCGAAACATCAAATGAATTTTTTGCAAGTTTTATAGATCATGATTTTAATAACAACAAgctttaaatattatatgtatacgtataagAGTGTTTACCAAGCAGTGAATTCAACCAAGAATTGCTTTACTCTCACTCACAAATCATATGAACCGTAAGCGCACAAGTCGTATTTTGCTCTCGAGCGATAAGAATTTTGAAAGGCGGTGTCAATTTcgtaatttatatgtacataaatatttcatactgACTCAAAATAGTCAAAATAATTTGGTTCAAaccacacatattttttttaagtttttcctaAAGTTCTAAAATTGGGTATAAAAGCTAATTGAGTTATAATCTAAAGTGAAAACAATGTTCTTGTTTTgagtgcatttaaaaaaaaattctcgttgCCAACTAGTATTTTACTAACCAGTGTGATTTTACTCAAAGATATCATACTATGGACTAGTGTTTTGGCTCACTCACATAATGCTTCACTGAGTACTTGTGCTATACTCGTATTCTGgtaagccacactgataagagtTCATCGCTTATCGCAGTTCGTGTCAggatgaaacaaaaaattaatttaatgtaaattatggtttttaaattatcattatttatataaatacatacacttatAGTGTATGTTCGCAATGCTCTACAATATATGGTACATAGGGTTTTCCCACTGTTTATAAGCTATCGCTTCATACTTATtaacgtacatatgtttttttttatactctcgcaacaaagttgctaaggagagtattatagttttgttcacataacgtttgtttgtaagtcctaaaactaaaagagtcagatatagggttatatataccaaagtgatcagggtgacgagtagagttgaaatccggatgtctgtctgtccgtccgtccgtccgtgcaagctgtaacttgagtaaaaattgagatatcatgatgaaacttggtacacgtatttcttggctccataagaaggttaagttcgaagatgggcaaaatcggcccactgccacgcccacaaaatggcggaaaccgaaaacctataaagtgtcataactaagccataaataaagatattaaagtgaaatttggcacaaaggatcgcattagggaggggcatatttggacgtaatttttttggaaaagtgggcgtggccccgccccctactaagttttttgtacatatctcggaaactactatagctatgtcaaccaaactctatagagtcgtttccttcaggcatttccatatacagttcaaaaatggaagaaatcggataataaccacgcccacctcccatacaaaggttatgttgaaaatcactaaaagtgcgttaaccgactaacaaaaaacgtcagaaacactaaattttacggaagaaatggcagaaggaagctgcacccaggctttttttaaaaattgaaaatgggcgtggcgtcgcccacttatggagcAAAAACCATATcgcaggaactactaatctaattaattttacagcaaaataaaaaaatatgtaaatgacggataatgaaatctcgattatcactttatcatgcgagagtataaaatgttcggtgacacccgaacttagcccttccttacttgtttttaatttgtgtatatattataatacgatttatttaagaaaagtaGTAGACATGCTTATACGAGTAGAATGTTATTATATTATGTTGTCAAATATCCCCCttcgcctttttgtcttttgaactTCGcggctatatatgtacatataaagcgctacagagctcgtatctggcaatactatacatctttgaaaggtcttgacataacctacaaaacgacacTATggatgattagtttggatattgcgttcaacagttataaacatggagttcactaacgccgaaattcgtgctattttaaatttttccttcattaaaggcaaatccgTCGAACTGCGGAGATATGGTTTAACCTGTTCAGagtgggtgaaaacgacaccatggataagccagccggcggaagacctgtgacgacgaataccgatcaaatcatggaaaacatcgagttagatcggcatgtggcatctcgtgacatcgcccagaagatgagagttagtcaccaaaccattttaagcCATACGCAGAatgctggatacacaaaaaagcttgatgtttgggtgccgcatgatttgacgcaaacaAACCtgctggaccgaatcaacgcttGCGATGTGCTGCTGAAACgaaacgaactcgacccatttttgaaacggatggtgactggcgacgaaaaatggatcacaaacgacaatatcaagcgaaaacggtcgtaaTCGATGCCGGGATTGACGGTCAAGAAGGTGTTGTTGtgtatttggtgggattggaagggaatcatcgactatgagctgctcccatatgaccAGACGCTTagttctaccatctactgcgaacaactcgACCGCTTGTAgtaggcgatcgaccagaagcgtccagaattggccaataGGAAGGGTgcagtgttccaccaggacaacgccagaccacacacttctttgatgactcgtcagaagctacgagagctcggatgggaggttttattgcgtccaccatatagcccgtaCATAGCGCAAAgagattaccacctgttcctgtccatggcgaacgcccttgttggtgtaaagttgaactcaaaagaggcttgtgaaaagtggctgtccgagttcttcgcaaataaggaggggggcttctacgaggggggtattatgaagttgccgtctagatggaaacagattatcgaacgaaacgacgcatatttgaactaaatccgatcactgtaacactttttacaggtataaattgaataaagagcaaaaaagtggaagggagatatttgacaatttAATATATCCTTCAACAGTTCGTAACAATTTCGTAATTTTACTGCAAAAACCCCCAAAAGGTCTTACGACATTGCAATTCACTTGATTAACATACCCCAAAAACTACACagataaacacatacatacatatgtcattatgaaattttcaaaaaacatatatatatgtctttatatacatgtatatatatatatatatatatatacatgtatatatgtatataaataaatgcaaaacgCTATAAAAGCAAtgtcaaattaaaattgcaattgCACTTCTCGCTGCACTCGTTCTGCGTTTTTGATGAGAAAAACACCATTTCTGTGCGCTTGCAACACACTGCGGCAACTATTGTACTGAGCTGTGCTCTGCATAATTTAACTGTGGCGAAGCGCAAAAATGCAGTAAATCGTATGACTCGATGATGAGGGAAATATGTCAGTGGCGGGCAAGCCCGAGAAGCGTCAAAATGAAATGCAATGAGCCAATCAACAGGCGACTCATAAGGCGCCGATTGACAGTTTGAGAAATCAAACGAACGGTGCAACAGCAATGTGCAACGCAATAAaaatgacaataataataaaagcagtAGCTAGCAAAGCTGTCAATTAAGCTGCGACAATGTTGCTTTTTTGTATGGCATtcataattattgttgttgttattgttgcacttattattattgctgttgttgatgaCTCCGATTGCTGTGATTGCCACTGTGCGTGGAATGTTTGCCAAGTAGCCACAAAGCggcaattaaaacattgcaaaaacagaaaacaaacaacacagactaagaacagcaacaacaataactgccGGCGGCAACAATACGCAGCGTCACGTATGCAAAACAACTTCCAGGCAGATTATGGCCGCTGATGATGTTGTTCAGATTGATGATGTTTGACTGATCGTAGGTGAGTTTGCGCCAAACAGGTTGCTGGTTGCTGTTGGCTGCCAGCtgtctattgttgttgtaaatattgttgttgttgctgacgcGCTGTCAGCGTTAGCCGAATGTGGGCGTGCTGTGTCAGCGTGGCAACACACTTGATTCaagataacaaaaaacaaaataaccacaaacaaagcgaaaaaagaaataataaaaagtcactaaaaatattaaagagccATAAACACCTAGCAATTGtggtgatttaaaaatattattataatatttattgctaCTTGCAAATATCACGACTTCCAAGCAGAGAGGAAGTATGGCGTCTTCGCATTTTTAACTCACAATtgaagtatttttatatttacttatataactATGTCTTCCTCAAACGGGGAGCAGACATTGGTAGCTGAGATATATTAGTACAGAGATTCCAAACAAGAACTAACGGTTGGTTagtgaaagcaaatttttgaaaatttttactttttaaaaagttatgttTTCCCACACATCGAAGTGTTTTTTGCTGAAACTGGGCAACGAATCGGACCAAAAACTCGGCGTATTACAGCCCTGTAACTATATGATGTCCAATTAGTCTATCATcacctcctgtcatcaaacaaatagtcgccGCACCCTCAACTTGACTCATCagtgttggcagtcataactacgaagtcgtagataatttcgtccatcttggaaccagaatagctcttgccaactggtgctactttggactgagtagacaattgaaaagtaaagtcctctctcaacgaacaaagatAAAACTCTACAAGTCCATCATCATTCACTTCCTGCTATACGGTACGAAGGCATGGACAATGTCTATCTGATAAGtccactttataggttttcgagagaaaggttctgcggaagatttatgatcctttgcacattggcaacggcgaatatcgcagtcgatgaAATGATGagatgacgacattgacatagttcagcgaaacaAGGGACAGCGGCTACGCAGGTTCGCTGATGAAGTTCactatttcgattttttctggGTCTAAGATGTCTACCTCGGAGGTCCGTGTTTAATTGACGATAACAAAGCTAAAAAGAAACTTTTTCACATTGCGTTCAAAcactcttcaaaaaaattatctgCATCAGCTATGTCGTAAGCGAAGTGAGGGAATCTGTTTTATTAGTCTTTGTAATAAGGCGATTCTAAGAAGCGTAGTAAGTTCACGTTTCAACCCAATACCAGGGATTTTGGAAATCGTATACTGCCCTTCCTTCTACAGTTCAGTAGGAAAGGTATGAGGTAGATAGGGATCCAGAGATAGATATCTATACGAATGGCTCTAGGCTAAATTATCGAGTTGGAGGTGTTGTCTTTTTAGCAAAATTATATTCCAAAATCGCGCTCTGACTACTAGAGCACTGCAGTGTTTTCCAAGCGGAGATCAAAGCAATTAAAGAAAGCATTTTTATTCGGACAAAGAGTGTGTTCAAAACatgaaatatttctatatatacagCTAGTCAAACGACTTTGAGATCACTAAATTCTCTTAGAGCTTCATCCAAGATGGTGAAAGTATGTCACGATCTCTTAGTGCATCTAACATCCTATCTCACGACAAACCTGCAATGGTTTTCAGGAAATAGTGATATCCCAGGTAACAGTGTCGCAAATGAACAAGACAGAGCAGGCCCCACCCTTCAACTCGAATCCGAAAAAGTGAGAATTTATATGCCTCTGGCTGcttgtagatatttaatcgaCGAACGTGTTATAGTTATAGCCTTGGTGGAGTCAATCCCATATCCACTGAACAAGCACGCAAACGTGACATAAATGGTATACTAACtattaaaaatgcaaagaaattatATACGAACTCTAGTAAGTGTGCTTACACGTCACTATCTAATAGCGATTGTAGAAGCTGTCAAAAGGCTTCGAATAGGAAACGAATCCCAACTATTTGCAAGGGTTTCTAGCAGATATGACGCAGGTTgtacaaataaaactttttctacAGATGAACCTAAGCCCAAACAAGGGGTGGTTCAGAGATGGCATAATGGAATGATTCGAAAcagaggaaggggaagacctcgactccgttggaaagaccagatggaaaAGAACGACAggca belongs to Bactrocera dorsalis isolate Fly_Bdor chromosome 1, ASM2337382v1, whole genome shotgun sequence and includes:
- the LOC105228781 gene encoding C-type lectin 37Da, yielding MADVQYIPFILLFINASLFAASSTSIQEVEDVDLQPFIKVGSKYYLVTQGLKLDWFGAAHFCRSYDSDLLTIESLAEKNALFSYLKSMFSDLHVWTSSNDLSVEGTYMSLNSGRSMLYTFWMHNEPNNAGDAEDCVQVVLHNDIFVMNDNNCAKQMQIICEKRSPLNARNFATKSNCENVTAECGFTKLVEVFLQSANILNCRT